DNA from Ananas comosus cultivar F153 linkage group 12, ASM154086v1, whole genome shotgun sequence:
AATGTAACTGCTGCCCAGAAAAGCACTTGCGCATACGAACTCCCCCCGCGCGCAAACCTTTCCGCCTCCGACCGCATCTCCGCGAAGCCCTTCTGCACGACAAGCCCCAAAGTTGTGAATGCGAAAGCCGCAAACGAAACCATGACCTGCTGCTCCAATACCACATGAAAAGACCTCCTCCCGAGCACTTTTATAAAAACTAGCTCCGATAGCGCGAAGATCAGGCCGTGCAGGGCCGAGCCGAGGATGTCCCACACGAACCCGAGAGTGTACTGCTTGTCGGTGATCCCCTCGTAGCGGTCCGATCTCGCATCGAGGGCTATGACGACCACGCCGGCGGTGATGATCACGATCGCGTTTACGGAAGCGAGGTTGATCCTGTTCTTGACAATGAAGTACCCGAAGAGGGAGGAGAACACTAGCGACGAAGCCGCGAGGAGCGAAGCGGTGGACGCGGGGAGGTAAGCGTAAGCCCACGCGAACATGAGATTGTCGGCGGCGCTGAGGAAGCCGAGGAGGATGTACCAAGCCAGCAGCTTAAGCGAAAGCGGAGTCGGCGAAATTCGATTCGCGAAATAGGCGGGAATCAAGAAGAGTGCAGTCAGCGGCCACCCTGCGACCGCAGCCCACGAAATGATCCATTTGCTCTGCCCGCCGTCGGAGTAGTAGAGGCGAGACAGGAGGCTCGACGCGGGAAATGCTGTCAGCATTGCCGCGCTGCTGAGAACAAGGAGGATGCGGTAGGAGACTGGTTTCCTCCGGAATGTTTCCAACACCGAGGAAGTGAGTTCGGTTATCTTTTCGCATAGCGAGgaagcagcagaagcagcagaaGAATCTGAGACAACGCCGGTGGATCCTGATTTAGAACAATGCGCGGCATAGTTTGATCATGGTATTGCATATAAGGTACAAATGAGTACGTCATTTGTGCTTTaaaaagtacggaggcttctgtatttcaagttgttttcgattgaCGGAACATCTGATTTGACGCTCGACTTTTTTaaatctacactattagaactacttttgaaattaaattttataattttttaacatcatttatcGAGTGATCAAAgagtctaaaaaatgactatttcaATGGCTGATACAACGGTGTAGAATAATACAAATTAGGTgaaattttacttaaaaaattctGCTTACGATCAAGAGAAAGATTGATTCTTCCAATTTGAAATTATCTTTTATcacaatttttataatatttttatttttaatcattcattttgaagctacttgttcactagacaaacgaagataaaaaaattatgaaatttgatttttagataattcCAACACTATAGATTATATCTAATAGAGCTGATCGCCGAATCGaatgttctatcatcgaaaacaacttgaaagtacGAAcgcctttattcttttaaaagcatagtagTTTAGCTCCGTATAAATAATCAATAATTGTACCATAATTTGGGACATCCAtaataaatatcaaaaactcAAAAGAAATAGTTGGATTATATAGCAAGGAAAAAGAGAATAGTGTCTAGAAGTTGCAAtaattgttgttttatttttttttttttttgacaaccCGCACCGAATCCGActcgttgac
Protein-coding regions in this window:
- the LOC109718103 gene encoding probable purine permease 5 isoform X1, with the protein product MFLFIIYYLLFILPFPLLHIPPPQVPHTTSMDNKEEDAPHNQIQPQGSTGVVSDSSAASAASSLCEKITELTSSVLETFRRKPVSYRILLVLSSAAMLTAFPASSLLSRLYYSDGGQSKWIISWAAVAGWPLTALFLIPAYFANRISPTPLSLKLLAWYILLGFLSAADNLMFAWAYAYLPASTASLLAASSLVFSSLFGYFIVKNRINLASVNAIVIITAGVVVIALDARSDRYEGITDKQYTLGFVWDILGSALHGLIFALSELVFIKVLGRRSFHVVLEQQVMVSFAAFAFTTLGLVVQKGFAEMRSEAERFARGGSSYAQVLFWAAVTFQLGVLGGTGVLFLASTVFAGVLNAVRVPLTSIAAVVLFQDPMSGFKILSLVITVWGFGSYIVGHSSANKPS
- the LOC109718103 gene encoding probable purine permease 5 isoform X2; amino-acid sequence: MFLFIIYYLLFILPFPLLHIPPPQVPHTTSMDNKEEDAPHNQIQPQDSSAASAASSLCEKITELTSSVLETFRRKPVSYRILLVLSSAAMLTAFPASSLLSRLYYSDGGQSKWIISWAAVAGWPLTALFLIPAYFANRISPTPLSLKLLAWYILLGFLSAADNLMFAWAYAYLPASTASLLAASSLVFSSLFGYFIVKNRINLASVNAIVIITAGVVVIALDARSDRYEGITDKQYTLGFVWDILGSALHGLIFALSELVFIKVLGRRSFHVVLEQQVMVSFAAFAFTTLGLVVQKGFAEMRSEAERFARGGSSYAQVLFWAAVTFQLGVLGGTGVLFLASTVFAGVLNAVRVPLTSIAAVVLFQDPMSGFKILSLVITVWGFGSYIVGHSSANKPS